The proteins below come from a single Cricetulus griseus strain 17A/GY chromosome 6, alternate assembly CriGri-PICRH-1.0, whole genome shotgun sequence genomic window:
- the LOC100753567 gene encoding olfactory receptor 4K3: MEEANQSVVSEFIFQGLCTSRELQIFLLLPFSTLYLMTVVGNLFVTVLIITDHHLHSPMYFLLANLSFIDFCFSSVTTPKMIIDLVKDNKTISFGGCMSQVLCVHFFGGGEMVLLVTMAYDRYVAICRPLHYTSIMDRQKCIWLVLISWIIGFVHAMSQLILILELPFCGPRVIDSFFCDIPLVMKLACTNTDTLGIVINADSGVLATTCFILLLISYTYILLTVQFHSKDGSSKALSTCTSHIIVVLLFFGPVIFIYLWPVSITWVDKFLAVFYSVITPLLNPAIYTLRNKDIKNAIKSLISHK, translated from the coding sequence ATGGAAGAAGCAAACCAGTCTGTGGTGTCCGAGTTTATTTTTCAGGGGCTTTGTACATCAAGGGAGCTACAGATCTTCCTCTTACTGCCATTTTCCACCCTCTACCTGATGACTGTGGTAGGAAACCTGTTTGTCACGGTATTAATCATCACTGATCATCACCTCCATTCTCCCATGTACTTTCTGTTAGCCAATCTCTCTTTTATTGACTTTTGCTTTTCATCAGTTACTACCCCCAAAATGATCATAGATCTTGTAAAAGATAATAAAACCATTTCCTTTGGGGGCTGCATGAGCCAGGTCCTCTGTGTGCATTTCTTTGGAGGGGGTGAGATGGTACTTCTTGtaacaatggcctatgaccgctatgtggccatctgcaggCCACTCCACTACACCAGCATCATGGACAGACAGAAGTGCATCTGGCTCGTTTTGATATCATGGATCATTGGCTTTGTTCATGCCATGAGTCAGCTGATCCTGATTTTGGAGCTACCTTTCTGTGGACCTAGAGTGATAGACAGCTTTTTCTGTGATATTCCTTTGGTGATGAAATTGGCCTGCACGAATACTGATACTCTGGGAATTGTGATAAATGCTGACAGTGGAGTTTTAGCAACAACTTGTTTCATTCTCTTGCTGATATCTTACACTTACATTCTATTAACTGTTCAGTTTCATTCTAAAGATGGCTCATCAAAGGCACTCTCTACCTGTACATCCCATATCATAGTGGTTCTGCTATTCTTTGGGCCTGTCATTTTCATCTATCTATGGCCAGTCAGCATCACCTGGGTAGACAAGTTTCTTGCTGTATTTTATTCAGTCATCACACCTCTCCTCAATCCAGCCATCTATACATTGAGAAATAAAGATATTAAGAATGCCATAAAGTCACTGATAAGTCATAAGTGA
- the LOC107976983 gene encoding olfactory receptor 4F21-like, producing the protein MDQINNTVVFEFVLLGLSSSWKTTIFLIYVFSLLYLSIILGNIFIVFLVITDTHLQSPMYFFLANLSLIDVGLSSTTIPKMISDLLKERKVISFHSCMTQMCSIHIIGGVEMVLLIAMAFDRYTAICKPLRYLSIMSPKTCISFVIAGWVTGVIHALSQFSFVINLPFCGPNKVDSFYCDFPRIIQLACADRDKFEFVVATNSGFMSMGTFFLLLLSYVFILVTVWKRSSGNLSKAFVTLSAHITVVVLFFTPCMFLYVWPFPTSSTDKYLFIVDFAVTPALNPVIYTLRNKDMKEAIKKLNK; encoded by the coding sequence ATGGATCAAATAAACAACACTGTGGTTTTTGAGTTTGTATTGCTGGGACTCTCCAGTTCCTGGAAAACTAcaatttttcttatatatgttttttctttgctctATTTAAGCATCATCTtgggaaatattttcattgtctttttgGTAATTACTGATACCCATTTGCAGTCTCCTATGTACTTTTTTCTGGCCAATCTGTCCCTTATTGATGTTGGACTGTCCTCTACCACCATTCCCAAGATGATCTCAGACCTTCTGAAAGAACGCAAAGTCATTTCTTTCCACAGTTGCATGACTCAGATGTGTTCCATCCACATTATAGGAGGAGTGGAGATGGTGCTGCTCATAGCCATGGCATTTGACAGGTACACAGCTATCTGTAAGCCTCTACGCTACTTAAGCATCATGAGCCCCAAAACATGCATTTCATTTGTAATTGCTGGCTGGGTCACTGGTGTGATCCATGCCCTGTCCCAGTTCTCTTTTGTTATAAACCTACCTTTTTGTGGTCCTAACAAAGTAGACAGCTTTTACTGTGACTTTCCTCGGATCATACAACTCGCATGCGCTGACAGAGACAAGTTTGAATTTGTTGTTGCTACCAACAGTGGCTTCATGAGCATGGGGAcattcttcctgcttctcctttcctATGTCTTCATTTTGGTCACAGTGTGGAAAAGGTCTTCAGGGAACTTATCGAAGGCATTTGTCACTCTGTCAGCACACATCACTGTGGTGGTTCTTTTTTTCACTCCATGCATGTTTCTCTATGTGTGGCCTTTCCCTACATCATCAACTGACAAATACCTGTTTATTGTTGACTTTGCTGTCACCCCTGCCCTGAATCCTGTCATCTATACATTAAGAAACAAAGATATGAAAGAAGCCATAAAAAAGCTGAACAAGTAG
- the LOC100753869 gene encoding olfactory receptor 4K3 has protein sequence MEDVNQTVVSEFIFQGLCTSKELQIFLLLPFSTLYLMTVIGNLVVVVLIIVDHHLHSPMYFLLANLSFVDFCLSSVNTPKLTTDLLKDNKTISFGGCMSQILGIHFFGGCEMVLLVTMAYDRYVAICRPLHYTSIMDRQKCIWLVLISWIIGFVHAMSQLLLILELPFCGPRVIDSFFCDIPLVMKLACMNTDTLGIVIKADSGVLATTCFILLLISYTYILLTVQHHSKDGSSKALSTCTSHIIVVVLFFGPIIFIYLWPVSITWVDKFLAVFYTVITPLLNPAIYTLRNKDIKNAILKLINHM, from the coding sequence ATGGAAGATGTTAACCAGACTGTGGTGTCTGAGTTTATTTTCCAGGGACTTTGTACCTCAAAGGAGCTACAGATCTTCCTCCTGCTGCCATTTTCCACCCTCTACCTGATGACTGTTATCGGCAACCTCGTTGTTGTGGTATTAATCATTGTTGATCATCATCTCCATTCTCCCATGTACTTTCTTTTAGCTAATCTCTCATTTGTTGATTTCTGCCTTTCTTCAGTAAATACACCAAAACTGACCACAGACCTcctaaaagataataaaacaatttCCTTTGGGGGCTGCATGAGCCAGATCCTTGGTATACATTTCTTCGGAGGGTGTGAGATGGTACTTCTTGtaacaatggcctatgaccgATATGTGGCCATCTGCAGGCCACTCCACTATACCAGCATCATGGACAGACAGAAGTGCATCTGGCTCGTTTTGATATCATGGATCATTGGATTTGTCCATGCCATGAGTCAGCTGCTCTTGATTTTGGAGCTACCTTTTTGTGGACCTAGAGTGATAGACAGCTTTTTCTGTGATATTCCTTTGGTGATGAAATTAGCCTGCATGAATACTGATACTCTGGGAATTGTGATAAAGGCTGACAGTGGTGTTTTAGCAACAACTTGTTTCATTCTCTTGCTGATATCTTACACTTACATTCTATTAACTGTCCAGCATCACTCTAAAGATGGCTCATCAAAGGCACTCTCTACCTGTACATCCCACATCATAGTGGTTGTGCTATTCTTTGGTCCCATCATTTTTATCTATCTATGGCCAGTCAGCATTACTTGGGTGGACAAGTTTCTTGCTGTGTTTTATACAGTCATCACACCTCTCCTCAATCCAGCCATCTATACACTGAGAAATAAAGATATTAAGAATGCCATATTGAAGCTGATAAATCACATGTAA